One region of Marivirga arenosa genomic DNA includes:
- a CDS encoding helix-turn-helix domain-containing protein → MTLGNHIATLRKNKKISQQELGKLAGTSGDLIGRYERDEVKPSIDVVIKIADALNVSLDFLVGKTDLELDTDALKRLELISKLPQEEKKQLLHVIDALLRDFNAKKAYAL, encoded by the coding sequence ATGACTTTAGGCAACCATATCGCCACTTTACGCAAGAATAAAAAAATATCACAGCAAGAGCTGGGCAAGCTTGCTGGCACCTCTGGCGATCTCATTGGGCGCTATGAAAGAGATGAGGTAAAACCCTCTATTGATGTGGTCATTAAGATAGCTGATGCATTAAATGTATCACTCGACTTCCTTGTAGGTAAAACTGATCTTGAGCTCGATACTGATGCACTAAAAAGGCTGGAACTGATTTCTAAACTCCCGCAGGAAGAAAAAAAACAACTACTACACGTTATCGATGCACTTCTAAGAGATTTTAACGCTAAAAAAGCTTATGCTTTATGA